One part of the Streptomyces lydicus genome encodes these proteins:
- a CDS encoding copper chaperone PCu(A)C: MNRDAVNGERRDGGRGGGARRQGACGGDAPTQRDGGSRLPVAALAVPVVTCLATLGTLTLWTATGNAGTPARLSVSEGRALLLPSPDGRTEATAAFFTVRNSGGADDVLTGVSGPAGHRVMLSRTVDIGRNARRMEMVRSATVPAGGALRMTPTTLDLMLSPAPARAPGDRLTFTLHFRNSPPLTAHAVASRPGPALDPPDTP, encoded by the coding sequence ATGAACCGCGACGCAGTGAACGGTGAGCGCAGGGACGGCGGGCGCGGGGGAGGGGCGCGCAGGCAAGGGGCGTGCGGGGGAGACGCGCCGACGCAACGCGACGGCGGGAGCCGGCTGCCGGTCGCGGCCCTGGCCGTCCCCGTAGTCACCTGCCTGGCGACCCTCGGCACGTTGACCCTCTGGACCGCCACCGGAAACGCCGGGACCCCCGCCCGGCTCAGCGTCTCCGAGGGCCGGGCCCTGCTCCTGCCCTCCCCGGACGGCCGTACCGAGGCCACCGCCGCGTTCTTCACCGTCCGCAACTCCGGTGGCGCGGACGACGTCCTGACCGGCGTCAGCGGGCCCGCCGGGCACCGGGTGATGCTCAGCCGCACCGTCGACATCGGACGCAATGCCCGCCGCATGGAGATGGTCCGCTCCGCCACCGTCCCGGCCGGCGGCGCGCTGCGGATGACCCCGACCACCCTGGACCTGATGCTCAGCCCCGCCCCGGCCCGCGCCCCCGGCGACCGCCTCACCTTCACCCTGCACTTCCGCAACAGCCCCCCGCTGACCGCACACGCCGTCGCGTCCCGCCCCGGCCCCGCCCTCGACCCACCCGACACCCCCTGA
- a CDS encoding LPXTG cell wall anchor domain-containing protein: MKIRRALTAAAAAAVIAPAAVLAAPAAAFATEPVSEAGPRTPASPDLPDGATPTGRLAESATTGGGTGNPDESRRPGDAAAGGSASQDRDGAARPAPGKPSKAAGTAEGTTEKTTRAGAATGGGKDAGDSDGAGQSCAFESDQLQVAVHGLPRQLAAGGAWTPFSMTLTNTTAKPLGEVQPFLRVSSAEDVDRPYWELETEYRDARTGRWKTFHDAEPDDLFGFFAVGPRSTVTLQLRTHVVKDAKPGKGYALAAGDYRNRDGSCGSAKEAWYDFTILPAGAKPTQPPTAAPSEPGGTAGHGQSAASGGGTGGSDSTGGVSPQGGAHLAATGSSSALPAIALAGGAATLVGAGAVIGVRRRKGAAGPGATDVTA; this comes from the coding sequence ATGAAGATCCGCCGCGCCCTGACAGCCGCCGCAGCGGCTGCCGTGATAGCTCCCGCCGCCGTACTGGCCGCGCCCGCCGCCGCGTTCGCCACGGAACCGGTGTCCGAGGCCGGTCCCCGCACGCCCGCCTCCCCCGACTTACCCGATGGCGCAACACCGACAGGCCGGTTAGCGGAGTCCGCGACGACCGGCGGCGGAACGGGCAACCCGGACGAGTCGCGGCGCCCGGGCGATGCCGCTGCCGGCGGCTCGGCATCCCAGGACCGCGACGGTGCCGCCCGTCCCGCCCCGGGGAAGCCGTCGAAAGCCGCCGGGACCGCCGAAGGGACCACGGAGAAGACCACCCGCGCGGGTGCCGCCACCGGTGGAGGCAAGGACGCCGGTGATTCCGATGGCGCGGGTCAGTCCTGCGCGTTCGAGTCCGACCAGCTGCAGGTGGCCGTCCACGGGCTGCCGCGCCAGCTGGCCGCGGGCGGGGCCTGGACCCCCTTCTCCATGACGCTCACCAACACCACCGCCAAACCCCTGGGCGAGGTCCAGCCCTTCCTGCGCGTCTCCTCCGCCGAAGACGTCGACCGGCCGTACTGGGAGCTGGAGACCGAGTACCGCGACGCCAGGACCGGGCGGTGGAAGACCTTCCACGACGCGGAGCCCGACGACCTGTTCGGCTTCTTCGCCGTCGGCCCGCGCAGCACCGTCACGCTCCAACTGCGCACCCACGTGGTCAAGGACGCCAAGCCCGGCAAGGGGTACGCGCTCGCCGCCGGCGACTACCGCAACCGCGACGGTTCCTGTGGTTCGGCCAAGGAAGCCTGGTACGACTTCACCATCCTCCCCGCGGGCGCGAAGCCGACGCAGCCCCCGACCGCCGCGCCGAGTGAGCCGGGCGGCACGGCCGGGCACGGCCAGAGCGCCGCGTCCGGCGGCGGTACGGGTGGTTCCGATTCCACCGGCGGCGTCAGCCCGCAGGGCGGCGCCCACCTCGCCGCGACCGGCTCCTCGTCCGCGCTCCCGGCGATCGCTCTCGCCGGCGGAGCCGCGACGCTGGTCGGCGCGGGCGCGGTCATCGGCGTGCGCCGCCGGAAGGGCGCGGCCGGTCCCGGCGCCACGGACGTCACCGCGTGA
- a CDS encoding serine/threonine-protein kinase has product MAVRRAVSRCRSGPWWRGGRPITLSSRRARRRAGGRWHSDTAGAGDRRPLSAGRRAGGRGFGRVWKAHDQTLRTDVAVKELWLPPAMAAAERSERLQRARREALNAVKLRDHPHIVSVYDVVIEDDVPWIVMQLVVGRSLQEHLGRHGPLPPDTAAKIAAALLKALGAMHTAGIVHRDLKPANVMLADGGDVLLTDFGIAVSRTDPRLTASGAVIGSVGYLAPERARGENGRAASDLFSLGATLYEAVEGVGPFSRDTPAGSFHAVVYEEAAPPRRAGRLAPLINGLLAKDPDERLTVAAALALLDSPSAAAGSGADAPTKPAEAPAAPRQPQVPRTRKLPEAPDAPKPRKRPEAPKPRATPQGSKARPAPQPPRPWATPQPPRPRTTPQPPRPWKAASGGGPAAAHRTPPPKPATPRPAAAAQGAKASQSDSSGGTLGVLAVIALILGIVYADNQGFADWVSSVAHGDIANAQTGDCVHDIPAHDKDPGGWVTVPCWSAATRYTVLVRLGPASSRLATGCQLISSSWKVTYGHQQVTFLDDDNQSATLCVVPKHDD; this is encoded by the coding sequence GTGGCCGTACGGCGGGCGGTCTCCCGCTGCCGTTCCGGGCCGTGGTGGAGGGGCGGGCGGCCCATTACGCTGTCTTCTCGCCGGGCTCGACGCCGGGCGGGGGGACGGTGGCACAGTGACACAGCCGGGGCAGGTGATCGGCGGCCGCTATCGGCTGGCCGAAGAGCTGGGGGCCGGGGGTTCGGCCGGGTCTGGAAGGCGCACGACCAGACGCTCCGCACCGATGTGGCGGTCAAGGAGCTGTGGCTGCCGCCGGCGATGGCGGCCGCCGAACGGTCCGAGCGGCTGCAGCGCGCCCGCCGCGAAGCCCTCAACGCGGTGAAGCTGCGCGACCATCCGCACATCGTCAGCGTCTACGACGTCGTCATCGAGGACGACGTCCCGTGGATCGTCATGCAGCTCGTCGTCGGGCGGTCGTTACAGGAGCACCTCGGCAGGCACGGCCCGCTGCCGCCGGACACCGCGGCGAAGATCGCGGCGGCGCTGCTGAAGGCGCTCGGCGCGATGCACACCGCCGGGATCGTGCACCGCGACCTCAAACCGGCCAACGTCATGCTGGCCGACGGCGGGGACGTGCTGCTCACCGACTTCGGGATCGCCGTCAGCAGGACGGACCCCCGGCTGACCGCGTCGGGGGCGGTCATCGGTTCGGTGGGGTACCTCGCTCCGGAGCGGGCCCGGGGTGAGAACGGCCGGGCCGCCAGCGACCTGTTCTCGCTCGGGGCGACCCTCTACGAGGCGGTGGAGGGCGTCGGGCCGTTCAGCCGTGACACACCGGCCGGTTCGTTCCACGCGGTCGTGTACGAGGAGGCCGCCCCACCGCGGCGGGCGGGCCGGCTCGCGCCGCTGATCAACGGCCTGCTGGCGAAGGACCCGGACGAACGCCTCACGGTCGCCGCGGCGCTGGCGCTGCTCGACTCGCCGTCGGCCGCGGCCGGTTCCGGCGCCGACGCCCCGACGAAGCCGGCCGAGGCGCCTGCCGCGCCGCGGCAGCCGCAGGTGCCCAGGACGCGGAAGCTGCCGGAGGCGCCGGACGCGCCGAAGCCGCGCAAGAGGCCCGAGGCGCCGAAGCCGCGGGCGACACCGCAGGGTTCGAAGGCGCGGCCGGCACCGCAGCCGCCCAGGCCGTGGGCGACACCGCAGCCGCCGAGGCCACGGACGACACCGCAGCCGCCGAGGCCGTGGAAGGCCGCGTCCGGGGGCGGGCCGGCCGCCGCGCACCGTACCCCGCCGCCGAAACCGGCCACGCCCAGGCCGGCGGCCGCGGCGCAAGGGGCGAAGGCGTCGCAGTCGGACTCCTCGGGGGGCACGCTCGGCGTGCTCGCCGTCATCGCCCTGATCCTAGGGATCGTCTACGCCGACAACCAGGGCTTCGCCGACTGGGTCAGCTCCGTTGCGCACGGGGACATCGCCAACGCCCAGACCGGCGACTGCGTCCACGACATCCCCGCCCACGACAAGGACCCCGGCGGCTGGGTCACGGTCCCGTGCTGGTCGGCCGCCACCCGGTACACCGTCCTCGTCCGGCTCGGCCCCGCCAGCTCCCGGCTCGCCACGGGCTGCCAGCTCATCAGCTCCTCGTGGAAGGTCACCTACGGCCACCAGCAGGTCACCTTCCTCGACGACGACAACCAGTCCGCCACCCTGTGCGTGGTGCCGAAGCACGACGACTAG
- a CDS encoding sigma-70 family RNA polymerase sigma factor encodes MRDDETVTGWALAARSGDERAVEQFVRATQLDVRRYVTHLSGDPQATDDLMQDTYVRALRSLPRFEGRSSARTWLLTIARRVVADRIRSHSCRPRLAATDDWQSAAERVQPRGVPGFDEGVALAELLAALVPERREAFVLTQLLGLPYAAAAGVMGCPVGTVRSRVARARETLVALVTDAERAEPGRQPRTLAGAAAGAGAVA; translated from the coding sequence ATGCGGGATGACGAGACGGTGACGGGCTGGGCGCTGGCCGCGCGCAGCGGGGACGAGCGGGCCGTCGAGCAGTTCGTGCGGGCCACCCAGCTCGATGTGCGGCGCTATGTGACGCATCTCAGCGGCGACCCGCAGGCGACCGACGACCTGATGCAGGACACCTATGTGCGGGCGTTGCGCAGTCTGCCCCGGTTCGAGGGCCGGTCCTCGGCGCGGACCTGGCTGCTGACCATCGCCCGGCGGGTGGTGGCGGACCGGATCCGGTCCCACTCGTGCCGGCCGCGGCTGGCCGCGACCGACGACTGGCAGTCGGCCGCGGAGCGGGTGCAGCCGCGCGGGGTGCCGGGCTTCGACGAGGGCGTCGCGCTGGCCGAGCTGCTCGCGGCGCTGGTGCCGGAGCGGCGGGAGGCGTTCGTGCTCACGCAGTTGCTGGGGCTGCCGTACGCGGCGGCGGCCGGGGTGATGGGCTGCCCGGTGGGAACCGTACGGTCCCGGGTGGCGCGGGCCCGGGAGACGCTGGTCGCGCTGGTGACGGACGCCGAACGGGCGGAGCCCGGCCGGCAGCCGCGGACGCTGGCGGGCGCGGCTGCCGGAGCGGGCGCGGTGGCCTGA
- a CDS encoding zf-HC2 domain-containing protein, with translation MHCSRARTALSARCDGEELPPGLTARRLDDHLAGCPDCRHWEARVRALTRHLDRAAARAEEDAAASVDALLAGLRSTTARPAAAVPGAGAPDTGDEPTG, from the coding sequence ATGCACTGCTCGCGCGCCCGTACGGCCCTCTCCGCCCGGTGTGACGGGGAGGAACTGCCCCCCGGTCTCACCGCCCGGCGGCTCGACGACCACCTCGCCGGCTGTCCGGACTGCCGGCACTGGGAAGCGCGGGTCCGGGCCCTGACGAGGCACCTCGACCGTGCCGCGGCGCGTGCCGAGGAGGACGCCGCGGCGTCCGTCGACGCGCTGCTCGCCGGGCTGCGGTCGACCACCGCCCGCCCGGCCGCGGCCGTTCCCGGCGCCGGTGCACCGGACACCGGCGACGAGCCGACCGGCTGA
- a CDS encoding PE-PGRS family protein, with protein MDAGRVLRGLRAAVFAVVCVLLAALGHVVMSDAAVPAWMLLSAGAVTAGGAWCVAGRERGPVLVGLLTVGTQAALHSAFSLGQVMAAGAGGQGTRLSVRQWAAAWMCGAQEMPASGGRTDRMLELMRQQMADVQGMQGMQGMAGMPGMAHPAGGSSAGATGWLPHADMAGMAQHGSAAGMFAAHLLVALLAAVWLWGGERAAFRLVRSVSARLFAPLVLVLRRVLPEARPVVRAARQEPRRPVQKLLLAHAMSLRGPPHDPAVGRRLTAGANT; from the coding sequence ATGGATGCGGGGCGGGTACTCAGGGGGCTGCGCGCCGCGGTGTTCGCGGTGGTGTGTGTGCTGCTCGCCGCGCTGGGGCACGTGGTGATGTCGGATGCCGCGGTCCCCGCGTGGATGCTGCTTTCGGCCGGGGCGGTCACCGCGGGCGGTGCCTGGTGTGTCGCGGGCCGGGAACGCGGCCCGGTGCTGGTGGGGTTGCTGACCGTCGGTACCCAGGCGGCCCTGCACAGCGCCTTCTCGCTCGGCCAGGTCATGGCGGCCGGCGCCGGTGGGCAGGGCACGCGGCTGTCGGTACGGCAGTGGGCGGCCGCCTGGATGTGCGGCGCTCAGGAGATGCCGGCCTCCGGCGGCCGTACGGACCGGATGCTGGAGCTGATGCGTCAGCAGATGGCGGACGTGCAGGGCATGCAGGGCATGCAGGGCATGGCGGGCATGCCGGGCATGGCGCATCCGGCCGGGGGGTCTTCCGCGGGAGCCACGGGGTGGTTGCCGCACGCTGACATGGCCGGCATGGCGCAGCACGGCAGCGCGGCCGGCATGTTCGCCGCGCACCTGCTGGTCGCCCTGCTCGCGGCGGTGTGGCTGTGGGGTGGCGAGCGGGCCGCGTTCCGTCTCGTACGGAGCGTGTCGGCGCGGCTGTTCGCGCCGCTGGTGCTCGTCCTGCGGAGGGTGCTGCCCGAGGCGCGGCCCGTCGTGCGCGCCGCCCGGCAGGAGCCGCGGCGCCCGGTGCAGAAGCTGCTGCTGGCCCATGCGATGTCGCTGCGGGGTCCGCCGCACGATCCGGCTGTCGGCCGTCGGCTGACAGCAGGGGCGAACACCTGA